The genomic stretch taaaagttcaagtgaagagcttcgatttgcaaaaagaattaatcgaatcggagctacaaaactcaaactacgataAAAATAAGTTCAAaatcaaatctgcttgaaaccaaattttaaaatttcaaaatcatgttcaagttgattatctggaaagaggggaacaagGTGAAGATTTTGGCGTTAGTTTCACTGGATTTGAACAAACGAGCAGAAAGTAGCAGAGGTTTTAAGTTCAGGGACTCATCTGTGATAAAAGTTATTACGGATAGGTCCCTAGCTGAAAATAAAACTGAAAAGAAAAATCTATCGAACAAACGTTCGCTAACAGAGTCTAACAAAcaaaaaccgttcgttaaaacaatCTAACCAGCGAACGTTTACTAATTAGACTAAAACAAAAACGAAAAACCAATCTAAAACTAAACCGATCTAAAAAATAAACCAGGAAAACCGAATGGTTTTTATACCGTTTAACCGGAGAAAATTGACAGCGGGATCCGACGGCTCCGGCGaaggggcggcggtggcgaggcTGGCGGCTTGTGGCTCCGACCCAGACTCCGGCGAGAGTCCGACGCGAGCACGGGGACGAGGCGCGGCGCGTTGGGCCAGCccaggaattttttttaaaaaaagaaaTTTCGCCGCGAacaaaaatcctaataaaatataaaaaaatctagaatattctaaaaaaattcagaaacaATTTTCACTGTCCAAAACTAATATTTaggacaagatgaacatttttctggactaaaatgcaattttcaaaaatgcacgTTTTTCTCTAATTCAattaaaatagcaaataaaataataatttgatttttaaaaaatctccaatatttctctTCCGGTGAAGAAGTCATATTttcttctctcatttattttttattgttggaaataattggaaagaaaatattaaaatcaaattggtcattttttcaaatttgaagataaattcaaatatgaaaatctgtgaaacctccaactctcttcttgggtccttgagttgcttaagatttctaggatcaccaccaaatgcaaaaaaatatgatatgcatatgatgatctatgtataacatccaaattgaaaaattgGGATATTACACGGTCAAAACAAGTTACAACTTAGATGCACCGTTTAGGAATAATGTGATTTTTAATTCTCATGATAACCTTTGCATGATATTGATCCTATACTTTGGATGGTATATGCATGTAACATTGGGGTGGTTATCTCCCGCTGATCTGTTATAGTCTTTGCATGTGAGAAAGGGGCCAAATAGATAACCAGATTTTTACCCTTTTCCGGTTGTCGGAAGACATGGATGGTTATTTTTCTACTAATGGTGTGTGTGCCTTTGTTGTAGTAGAACACACGAGTGCTTGAGTTGCGTCCAAGTTGTTATTGCTGAACTCCATCCATTGTGTGTTGATGGTTTCAAAGGATGCTACTTACTGTGAATCTGTGACACATTGCTAATTTCAGGCTTGAGAAAACTGTTCACTGCAGCTTTGGCTCCAAGATAAGAGATTTTGCATTTGTAGGCACAACAAGGTATATCATTAATTAGCTTGCTAATTTTGTACTTTTCTATCATTAAGTTGCTCATTTACAATGGTATAATTTATATTTGTGAATAATTTAAGGATGACCTTATTCCTATAAACGAGACAAATGTTACTCATTTATTTCTTAACATTTTTACATAGGGAAACAACTGTTCACCTTTTTGCCAAAATTTATCATTTTATCATTTGTTCACCATAAATGTATTTCATTTATTTTTTTGGAAAACTTTGAGGTGCAAGACGACCCTCCAAAACTGGGATAGGATAGATAGACAGTTTGAAGAAGTTTATAGTTCAAATCGGACCAATCATTCATTAGGGTTTAAAAACAACTTTGTTCTTAAACATCTGACCCGACACTTGTTGAATATGTAGGCTCATGATGGGCACTGATGCGGGAATAGAAATACTGGACATCGATATAGAGTCACTAGCATAGTATGTGAGCAATAAGGAGTTGTAAAAACTACATGTACGAATTTTCTGATTGTTTTGTAATTTGCCACAAATGTACGTGTGGGAGCGACATGCATGCTTCTCAAGAAAAACTCTGGTATATTGAGATCCAAGATAGGGACGCAAACATTTGGAACTCCGTGGCAGATCAGACTGGAATCTGGTCCGCCAATACGTATTCCATGATTCGGGTCGAAAGTAGCAATTATTGATATACCGATTAATAAATGTCTCCTCTGTCCCATAAACGTCTTATATTgtgggacagagggagtaatatattatgTTAGTCTGCCAAATACACCGGTGTACTCTTTTCTTTTTTAGTCTACATATAAAATTTGTATAAAGTCAAATTTTGTAAAATTTAATTAACATTATAGAAAAAATATCATCATTCACAATACCAAATCAATATCATTAAATGCATCATTAAACTAATTTTCATACTTATAAACTTCAGTATTATACTCTCTCCATTGctaaatataagaccttttagagATTTTGAGATGAACCatatatggagcaaaatgagtgaatctataatctaaaatatatctatatgtagttcgtattgaaatctctaaaagggcTTATATTTAAAATCGAAGGGagtagatgttgatatttttttatataatttTGATCAAACTTTGCATAGTTTGGCTTCAAACAAACTTATATGCTGAGTAAAACATGGAGCGAGTATACCATAGAAATGAATGCCAAGTTACATGCCAGTCACATGCAAGAACAAATCTCTAGGGAAACATTTGTCGTTGGTAGTCTGATTAGAAGCATTCGTCAGGCCGATCGGCTTCCATCGATTTTTGTTAAATCTTATGGTCAAAATATTTTCCATCTTGTTGCCATTTAAAAAAAAAATCGTGTCATTCCTAACCATTCGCATTCGCCATGCATAACCCCCTCGCTAGTCACTCACAGATATCCCTCGCAACCTCTATTCGTCTCTCTTGCCTCACGCACCTCCCACGATCTCGGCGCCAACTGCACCGCCCTAGTCCTCCCTGATTGCATTGCCCATCGCCTGCTCCCTTCATGCATCTTCATCGACCAAATCAGCCACATGTCACTTCCCAGATCGTTCCCCTGCTCCTCCCCATCGGTGCAACCTCTAGGTGACATACCAGGTGTGCcacactatcattttggggctgaTCCCGCCATCTCCCGTGATTGGTGGTTCGTCAGGTTACTCGAGGCTCGGACGACTGGTAGCTAGGTAGCGACGGCGTGGCAGCAGTGGGCGGGCGGCAGGGGCGGGCAGAGTGGTGGGAAGTTTCACGTGGTTTCTAGCCCGCCAAAAGTTTACGGAAAGAAAAACTTCCCCTAAACCAGAGGAAAGTTGTGGCCAAGTTTACATGATCCTATACATTTATTTCACGTTTTAGGGGATCTGTTGGAGAAGTTTTTTGGCTCAAACTTCCACTAAATGGTACTCCTtatgtaaagaaatataagatcgTTTAGATGATTAATATAGTGATCTACACAATCTCATATTTCTTTATAGAGAGAGTAGTTTCTTTTTGGATAGGGGATCTGTTGGGGTTGCACTTAGTCACCTAAAACGTATTGCGGTTTGTTTACACTGAGGGAGTACCTCTTTTGGTCGTGTAACCTGTCATGCTTTGGGGTTCTATCCCCAGTTGTTTTCCTTCTTTAATAGAGCACATGCAGTTTTGTTTCATTGTTTTTGAGATAGCTCACCACTCATGCCGAATGGTCCTGCATGGTTtgaaaaataaatatttttcttcTCCTTTAATAGAGCACATGCAGTTCTCCTGAATGGTTCTAAAAATAAAATCATATGTATCACGAAGCACGCATGGACATATAAATTATATCGAAGTGCTATGTATGTACAAATGATATTAcgataatactccctccgttccaaaatagatgacccaactttatactaactttgtactaaagttagtacaaagttgagtcatctattttggaacggagggagtagaatttAGTTGGAAGAATGTGCCTGCAAAGAGGGCATCAATCAAACACCAAAAAAAAAAGATTCATCTCCGTGCAATGTTCAGCACATCATTTCACACTGCGAACATATGACTACAGATGAACAGGACAAGATTGTAACATAAAACTGAGCTCAGCACTCCACATCATAATTTATTAGGTCTTGCACATCCAATCCTATACATCAGCTCTAGATGAACAGTAAACACCATCTCCCAAAACAATTGAAGTGTGAAGTATCTTTTTCTAGTAAAAACTGTCAAAATGTTGTAGCTAACAAAAACAACAATTTCAAAACCTAACCCCAGCCTCTGCATAAAGCGATACAGGCAGCCAAAATCCCATACACCTACATGATAAAATCTATTGCCTTCAGCAAAACAGGCCCAAACCTTGTCATGTTAAGGACAATGTCCTGCTTGGACATGTAAACCTCCCCAACCTTGTCCCATCCACTGCTCCTAATGGCTTTGGGGTCTTTGATCACAGTATGGTTCCACCCATATTTCTCCAGCAACGTGCTCTCCTCTGGACTGATGCTGTACCTGACATGGCCTAGGCCCATGTCCCGTGCCGGTTTTCCATAGAACCCATCAGCCATGAATTCAATCCCATACGGCACAATGTGCACCACCACTCCCCCTGATCGCAGGAACACCATGTTAGTCAAGCCCGCGCCATGCGCGCCCATGATTGCATCGCACGAGTCAACAAGGCGGGCAAATTCATCAAGACTAGAGTCCATCTTCGGGTCAACCTTGACCACCTCAAAACCAAACCACTCCAGCCCTTGGACAATGTACGGTGCATTGATGAACCTCCGGGTTTTGCCCCGATCAATTAGCATTATGCGGGGCTTCTTGTCAGGATCATCTCTATCAGCCTTGTAGGGAATGGCCACCTTGGCTGCAGGCAGACCATAGGCTTCCCGGACAAACAACCGGAAGTCCATCATTGTGTAGTTCTGCGGTGACAAGTTCGGATAGATGCCAAGGTCACCATGGCTCCTCAGACCAACAATGACATGCGGATAGCACCTCACCTGGTCGTCTGAATCAAAATCTATGATGTCGTGTCGTGTGAGTTTGCTCAAGATTGTCATGTACTTCTTGCTGAACCAGGGTTGATTGTTTGTCACGAGGAGTTGAACATCCCTGTCGAACTGGCGGGCAGTGAGGAACAATGGGACAAGGACATCACTGAAGTCATGCCAAACATTTGCTGTGAGCCCACCCAGGGCAAATACAATGGCTGGCATGGCATGCTTGGAGGTGCACTTTGGTGCTGGTTGCGAGGTATTCAGAGATTTGATGGTCACCTTCTTGACCCAGGGAAGGTTCTTTCGAGACTGGGCTCGAATACTCCACTCTTCACCGTCGGAAGTTTCTGTGTGTGGGACATACATGACAGTGGACGACTGACCAATGGTGCGAGCATCGCCGCACAACTCACATATGTCGAAGCGCGAGTTGGAGAGGTCGCAGACCGTCGAGTTCGGTGGAGGTGTGCACTTGGTGTAAGGTGCTGAACCTGTTTCGCAATAATTGTTAGTCATCGACTTTGAATGTTCAGTACATGCTAGTATTAAATAGTTCCACGAGTACATGTTTTGGTGGTGTTGATTCTCTGAATAATTTTAACGGGTGTAGCTGGTAGCAATGGCAGATATTAGAATGAAATGGTGTTTATGCAAGATGTTTGTGCAAACAATAAATCAAAAGAAGAAAACACCACATCATGCAGTCACCTAGAAAACGAAAACAAGATAAACTGAATAAGCTCCAGAAAGGGTATGCGTAGACTGGGCAATCACCCCCTACAATCAAAATATTTGGACCAGCGGTTTACAGTATGGTCATTGTATTCCTGATGATATTTTATAGCTCGTTAATACAAAATAGCAAACAAGAGTCACTGTCATGTTGTGCTATCAAACAATAGAACCAAATAAAACCAAAGCGAGCAATTTTTCTCAGCTTGGATAGAATTGGCACATAAGCATATTCGAATTGTCACataagcatatttgaattgtcaCATAAGCATATTCGAATTGTCACATAAGCATATTGTGTTTCTTTTGTGACACTAAATTACCAATTTTCTATCTTCTACATGGGTACTATGGGTATATTTGGTTAGTGCCAAAGGTTGCCCTGACAAAAAGTTGGCTAGCCAAAATTTTGCTTAAGGTTCTGCTTGCCAATGCTAACACTGGTTAGAAAAATGAATTACAGTTGGTAAAGGAGGAATAAAGTTAGGATGTGGTACATACATACCTATATGGGATAGAAAGAAATTTCATTATTGTTATCACAAGTACAGACAACAATTGTATAAGCAAACAGAATTTGGTGTTCTGTGTAAACATCATTTACTATTTGCGCAGTTTGGAAGTGAGGTGACCGGCCAACAAAAAATCCTATGTTTTTTCTGGTATAAGTTAGGGTTTTTTATTGTTCTATACTTAAACTGTTATTAGTTCCGCAGATAAACATTAATTCTCGATGAGCTAAAAAAGCTTATGCGTGGTCAATGTCTCATGCCTTCAACCAGGCTTGCTTAACAACTTGAAAAAAATATCTGCCGGATTCAGATCCTCCTAAATCCAAATTTCTAGCCCTTTATTAATCACAACCATGAAACAGTTCCATCCTTAATTTTCACAGTACACAGCACTTCAGTTAAATTCCCCAACAAAGGAAAAAGCTTTGTATTAGTGTGCACTACAAGCCATCCAAATGTGGACCACTAGGATGAATAATTAGCTACTACCCTCTAGAAAGAGGGTCTATTCAACATTTCCATGTGTTGAACATAAGGATAGTACTCACTGTTAGCTTTAGTGCACTACAAGAATCAACTTTACATATAAAAGCGCATCAGTCACTGCTAGTTATAATCACCTCCTTACTCCACTACAGGTGAAGTTGCTTTGGGAGCAAAAGCAAAAACTAAAATGATTAGCTGAAGAACTAGCTTATTTGCAATGACATAACAAGCCTTACCAGATCCTCCTGCATTCCTTTCTTCTTGGTCCGGAGCTGTCGTGGTCGCCATCCCTCCCTCGCCGTCCAAGTCAGAGTTGGCTGGAGTAGTGCCTTGAGATGCTGGTTTGGTCTCTGCATTTTGTCCCCAATCAGAACAATTCAGAACTTATAGACTAGCTGATCCGTCAAATTAGGCCATGAAACAGAGAACGATGCCGCACCAGGAGTGTCCCCTGGAGGCTGTTTCTGCTCTTCCATTGCCTCCATGGAAGATTCATCAAGCTCTGCATCCCCAAAACCGAACCATCAAATTTTACTAATCCGGTCTG from Triticum urartu cultivar G1812 unplaced genomic scaffold, Tu2.1 TuUngrouped_contig_4933, whole genome shotgun sequence encodes the following:
- the LOC125528520 gene encoding beta-1,2-xylosyltransferase XYXT1-like; this encodes MGSPKAARSKASQLGGIWRRRVGAPFAALLVAAVLVLVLFTGRFPQGPDASSRFTPVHVDDSTPRTVRDRPVSSTDQDLETSDSSKQEGGTSDSSKQEEEGSDQKIELDESSMEAMEEQKQPPGDTPETKPASQGTTPANSDLDGEGGMATTTAPDQEERNAGGSGSAPYTKCTPPPNSTVCDLSNSRFDICELCGDARTIGQSSTVMYVPHTETSDGEEWSIRAQSRKNLPWVKKVTIKSLNTSQPAPKCTSKHAMPAIVFALGGLTANVWHDFSDVLVPLFLTARQFDRDVQLLVTNNQPWFSKKYMTILSKLTRHDIIDFDSDDQVRCYPHVIVGLRSHGDLGIYPNLSPQNYTMMDFRLFVREAYGLPAAKVAIPYKADRDDPDKKPRIMLIDRGKTRRFINAPYIVQGLEWFGFEVVKVDPKMDSSLDEFARLVDSCDAIMGAHGAGLTNMVFLRSGGVVVHIVPYGIEFMADGFYGKPARDMGLGHVRYSISPEESTLLEKYGWNHTVIKDPKAIRSSGWDKVGEVYMSKQDIVLNMTRFGPVLLKAIDFIM